ACCATCCGGGCACCCGAGCACGAGCTCGAGCGGATCAGGCAGGCCTTCCGCGACGCGATCCACGACCTCGACCCGTTCGAAGGTTTCCTCGGCTTCGAGCTCTGGCAGGACCAGGGCGCGTTGCTCGCGGTCTCCCGCTGGACGAGCCGCGAGTCGTTC
The Polyangium spumosum DNA segment above includes these coding regions:
- a CDS encoding antibiotic biosynthesis monooxygenase family protein codes for the protein MFVVVNTIRAPEHELERIRQAFRDAIHDLDPFEGFLGFELWQDQGALLAVSRWTSRESFLAYPRSEVFRKHHKGLHGDEAMGRAQIKMYEAESLV